In Spinacia oleracea cultivar Varoflay chromosome 5, BTI_SOV_V1, whole genome shotgun sequence, a single window of DNA contains:
- the LOC130460900 gene encoding uncharacterized protein, with protein sequence MMCLFHEHTFAFDNSQIGFVCPEAMSSSRIKANPQAASMYLKVVFNAEIEKEKKGDPNITKWFLIPYHQENHWILYVLDLRRGCAYIFDSAIGSNRENSAWGILCLAYQVYKFNDGICPNRATMQGLKGFHVKVYHAY encoded by the exons ATGAT GTGTTTATTCCACGAACACACCTTTGCATTTGACAACTCTCAGATTGGGTTTGTTTGTCCCGAGGCAATGTCAAGCTCTAGAATCAAGGCCAACCCTCAGGCTGCATCAATGTATTTGAAAGTAGTTTTCAatgctgaaattgaaaaggagaagaagGGTGATCCTAACATTACCAAGTGGTTTTTGATCCCATACCATCAAGA AaatcattggattttgtacgtGTTAGACCTACGTAGAGGTTGTGCGTATATTTTCGACTCTGCGATAGGTTCCAACCGAGAAAATAGTGCATGGGGAATCTTGTGTTT ggcataccaagtgtacaagtttAATGATGGGATTTGTCCGAATAGAGCGACTATGCAGGGGTTGAAAGGCTTCCATGTAAAGGTATATCATGCTTACTAA